Proteins co-encoded in one Malus sylvestris chromosome 9, drMalSylv7.2, whole genome shotgun sequence genomic window:
- the LOC126582552 gene encoding expansin-A25-like: MAGKSVVEELNSGDFRFATANGVSLPELRKCPQGHYFGKRSSSEITELVLGWCREGQQHKDCVSSFSHQSTITITQTNFCPPNWAPALDHWCNPPQKHFDLYMPMLAKLAQTKAGINPVKYRRVSNRKSGRVKFELNSNLEWVTTTVFNVGSAGDVTNVGIRGSSTNWIKKLGASLGGDGKPTSLSFVVTTSDGKTIELDDVAPANWQCGQTFEGRRNF; the protein is encoded by the exons ATGGCGGGGAAAAGTGTGGTGGAGGAACTAAATTCTGGGGATTTTAGATTTGCGACTGCGAACGGAGTCTCGCTGCCGGAGTTACGAAAATGCCCTCAGGGGCACT ATTTTGGAAAAAGGTCGAGTTCTGAAATTACGGAATTAGTCTTGGGGTGGTGTCGTGAAGGTCAGCAGCACAAAGATTGTGTGTCGTCCTTTTCG caCCAGAGTACCATCACAATTACACAGACCAACTTTTGTCCGCCAAATTGGGCTCCGGCTCTTGATCACTGGTGCAATCCACCCCAAAAGCACTTCGACCTGTACATGCCTATGCTCGCAAAACTCGCACAGACAAAAGCCGGTATCAATCCAGTTAAGTACCGCAGAGTCTCGAACCGGAAGAGTGGAAGGGTTAAGTTCGAGCTCAACAGCAACCTCGAGTGGGTTACCACGACAGTGTTCAACGTTGGCAGTGCTGGCGATGTTACGAATGTCGGTATCAGAGGATCTAGCACTAATTGGATTAAGAAACTGGGGGCAAGTTTAGGTGGCGACGGGAAACCAACTAGCTTGTCATTCGTAGTCACTACGAGTGATGGGAAAACAATAGAATTGGATGATGTCGCACCAGCAAATTGGCAGTGTGGTCAAACCTTTGAAGGCAGACGAAATTTCTAG
- the LOC126584002 gene encoding F-box protein At5g39250-like has protein sequence MVNEVVLKAVFPLLEGVDLASCMGVCKRWRQIARDDFFWKRLCAKRWPSTCKRPNPPTLTYCKLYQNFYKRHHRRTLLPPRLSFDDLEFFIDIWTEDRFLFSEVVPGPVLQKGTKIPPPGLCDMLRYHLEGTEYKMKLPVEPRFAVPLTQTVSVSVLVERKDSNRVARIIDNSMFDYIDRTASRAMANEYLDFSAVYPFTSGIRAWISLLFMDNGDEGVIDVFGIEMDFMDAANSKEEVLWLLDMLDWK, from the coding sequence ATGGTGAATGAAGTGGTCCTGAAGGCGGTTTTCCCTTTACTGGAGGGTGTGGACCTTGCTTCTTGTATGGGGGTGTGCAAGCGGTGGAGACAGATAGCTCGAGATGATTTCTTTTGGAAGCGTCTATGTGCCAAGAGATGGCCCTCTACCTGCAAGCGACCTAACCCTCCCACTCTAACCTATTGCAAGCTGTATCAAAACTTTTATAAGCGGCACCACCGTCGAACTCTTCTTCCACCAAGACTTTCCTTTGATGACTTGGAATTTTTCATTGATATATGGACTGAAGATCGATTTCTCTTTTCTGAAGTGGTCCCTGGCCCCGTTCTACAGAAAGGTACCAAAATCCCACCACCAGGACTATGTGACATGCTTAGATATCACCTGGAGGGTACTGAGTACAAGATGAAACTCCCTGTTGAGCCAAGGTTTGCTGTTCCTCTGACCCAGACCGTGAGTGTTTCAGTGCTTGTGGAGCGCAAGGATTCTAACAGGGTTGCACGTATAATTGATAATTCTATGTTTGACTACATTGATCGAACAGCATCTAGAGCCATGGCAAATGAATACCTAGACTTCTCGGCAGTCTACCCATTCACTTCAGGTATCCGGGCATGGATCTCTTTGCTTTTCATGGACAACGGAGATGAAGGAGTTATTGATGTTTTTGGGATCGAAATGGATTTCATGGATGCTGCGAACTCGAAGGAAGAGGTTTTGTGGCTATTAGACATGCTTGATTGGAAGTGA